The Hallerella porci genomic sequence TGAGCGACTTCTTTTGTGCCGCGACCTGCTTCGAGCAATTTATCTTCGGGCACTTCAAAGTATTGCGAAACGGCGTGAATTACCGATTCAATGCCGACGCGGCGTTTGATGTTGGGAATAATATCGGCGACGACTTGACGCGCAAGCGAAATGCTAATGTCTTGCTTTAACAAGCTGGATTTAATCGCCAAATGCACGATGGCAGATTCTAGCGGGCGAACGCTTCCTTCGATATTTTCGGCGAGGTAAGCGAATACGTCATCGGAAATATCCAAGTGGCTGTTGAACGCTTTTTTTCGAAGGATGGCTTCGCGGGTTTCGAGCGCGGGCGGTTGAATGTCCACGGTTAAGCCCGACGAAAAACGGCTCACCAAACGATCCGAAAGGCTTTTCACTTCGGCGGCGGGCGCGTCAGAAGTCAGCACGATTTGTTTTCCCGCTTGATGCAGCGTATTGAAAATATGGAAAAATTCGTTCTGCGTTTCGGTCGAACCGCTCCAATTCTGAATATCGTCGATTAAAAGAACATCGACATCGTTGCGGTAGAACGAAGACCATTCATTGGTGTTGCCGTTGCGAATGCTTTCGGTATATTCCCGCTGAAAATCGTTCGCGGGGATGTAACGCACCACTTTTCCCGAAGCGTTTCCCAAAATGTAATTGCCAATCGCTTGGAGCAAATGCGTTTTCCCAAGTCCCGATGCGCCGTAAATAAACAGCGGATTGTATTTGCTATGTTCTGGATTTTCGGCGACAGCAAACGCTGCGCTAAACGCTAATTTGGATTTATCGCCGACGACGAAATTTTCAAAGCTAAATTCTTCGGCAAGTTTAATCGATTGACAGAAATTATTCGAAACCATTGCCACGGACGGTTTGGATTCGGGATGTTGAAATTCGAAATCCAAATGTTGCCCGGTGACTTTTTGCCAGCTCATTTCCAAAAGCATTTTATACGGCAAATATGCCTTCACATCTTTGTCGGCGGGGAAGAGAACTGTCACGCGGCGATCGGTCACATTCGCCAGTTCCAATTTGGCAAATAAATCATTAAAAACGGCGTCCGAAATCGAACCGTGCAAATCTTTCAAACAATTCTCAAGCTGGGGATTCATAGGCTATAATTTAATTATTATTGGGGCTATGATGGACTTGGTACTTTTAATCGGGGCTCTCTTTTGGTTGCCCTTGATTTTGTGGCTCGCTTTATTTTTGTGGGCCCGTTTTTTTGCATATCCATTGTTTTTAAAACGGCAAATTCGGCGGGGAAAAACCTGGTGTTACGTCCCCGAGTGGTGGTCAAAAAAGACCTTTCTGCGTTTTGGAACGCAATTTTTACTGATTTTTCTCGCCATTTTAGCGGCGTTTTCTTCGACGGCGACGATTTTTTGGCTTGCGCCCACTCCCGTTTACTGGCTCGCTTTTTTAATGGTCGCCTTTCTTATTCTCGCAAAACCGTTTACGACTTGGGCGATGCAGCGCGCATATCGTTTAGAAATCAACGCTTATTTTTTGGAGTATCGGAATC encodes the following:
- the dnaA gene encoding chromosomal replication initiator protein DnaA codes for the protein MNPQLENCLKDLHGSISDAVFNDLFAKLELANVTDRRVTVLFPADKDVKAYLPYKMLLEMSWQKVTGQHLDFEFQHPESKPSVAMVSNNFCQSIKLAEEFSFENFVVGDKSKLAFSAAFAVAENPEHSKYNPLFIYGASGLGKTHLLQAIGNYILGNASGKVVRYIPANDFQREYTESIRNGNTNEWSSFYRNDVDVLLIDDIQNWSGSTETQNEFFHIFNTLHQAGKQIVLTSDAPAAEVKSLSDRLVSRFSSGLTVDIQPPALETREAILRKKAFNSHLDISDDVFAYLAENIEGSVRPLESAIVHLAIKSSLLKQDISISLARQVVADIIPNIKRRVGIESVIHAVSQYFEVPEDKLLEAGRGTKEVAHARQVAMYLMKSLTTLSLKSVGMRFGNRDHSTVMHAIKTIEKEMQEDATFSRVVETLKSNIH